The genome window GTCTGTGGACTGTTGCAACATACTTACCAACAACTGGGAAACTCTTGATTTCCCAGTTAAACGGATCAACAAGAGCACAGTGGCAACATCATAACTTTAACTAACTTATTGTGGATAAACAGAGTGCGTGTGTTGACTCATGGCTTAGCTTGTCATGTCCTTCGGCTGATCCCCACGTCATAAATACTTTAAACCACTGGCTAGCCCATCCAGACTCTAGAAATGTTGTAGAGAAGAGAAAGTCCTGGATAAGTGCTGTCCAAATATGCACACAAAAGAAGCTCCTGTTGCAGAAGAAAGGGATAAATGATGTGGTATAGTGGTCTGTAGCCATGTCCTTTTTGCTCCTTTTTTATTATGCATTCAGCAAAGTGAGACTGTATGGCTTCAATTGTGtataaatgtatgcatgttttCAGTCGGAGACGCCAAGATAAAATAGGCTGCCTCACTGTTCCTTACTTGGGTCTGTTTGATTTGCATTCCGGCCTTGACATTCAGCTTTCAACCTTCTGGGATGGTATGCTTGTGCATCTGTATACAAGTGTGTTTCAGTCCTGGGGGAGAGAGTGAAGGTGGTCGGACAGCTCACATCTGAAGCTGTGGAGTGGTGACGGGGATGTTGTATGTATTCATGTATACATTTCTCAGTCCAGGGAGATCGTGTGGCAGCCCTCACACCTCTGGCTGTTCAGCAGTGAAgagttggtgtgtgtctgtgtgtattttcagtTCATAGCATCACCTTCACATCTCTGGCTGCTCTGCATCAACTGGCTGGGTTCGGGGCTCGGGTGACTCGTAACGCTGATGGAAGTTTCTTTTCCTGATCTTCTCTGGAGCTTTCCTCCACAAAACAATCTCCTAAACACAGAGGCAGAAGAATGAAGGATTGAACATTTACAGTAATCCCAATTCAAAATCTAGTGGGTGTGTTTCCATTCAATGTTTCTCACCAAAACTAACTGTATTtcacaaatgtgtttaatgGGATTCCTTTGTTATAAAACATCTGCAGAGACAATATTTTAAATCCTGCATTGTTTGCATCCATGTTTGCTTGATAGCAGTGCCTTTCTTGGCCAATGCTACGCTTCTTGGGCCGTTGCTGTACCAACAATTATCATCAATGAATGAATCAACTTTGTAATAGgtttgacagacagacaacttTGTAGTAAAGCACTAAAACTCTAATCTTTTCAGaggattttaaataaaaaaggttgaGGATCAATCTAATcatgtgttaaaaaacaaagatttttttcaatttgtgaTGGTCCACATTCATTTTAGGACGACTTAGATTGTATTTCGGGACGTTTCTGGGAGAATGGTGAAAAACGTTAGGTAAGGACCTAGGGACTCACTACATTGAAAACCTATCATCAGTGCTGATGTAGAACACTATTGCTGTGCCTGTAAGTGTGTTACCTGTTGTTTAAAGTATCTTCTGTCCTCTTCATCTACCAGCACCAGATTAAGGAAGTAGCGTACAGAGAACTTCTTGTTAACATCCCTCATGGTGGGTGTCAAGTCATATCCTGTAAGGAAACAGAATATGGGATATGCTATCGCTTAATCTTTCAGTACAAATATGCTATTATTACATAAGAGCAGAgaagagcagagcagagaagtGAAGAGAAGGAAACTTACCGGCCAGGAACAGTCTGATGGGGATTGATTCTCCTTTAACTGGAGCTCCATCCATTATTTCATACTTTGcaactgtctctgtctctgtggtaGTACTGGGACCTAAAATGGAGGAAGAAAGGACTTGATTATGTGATAGGATGAGGTAAAGTGGAGCAGAGCTGAAATAGGTTTCTGCTCTTATTGGGATCTTACAGAAGAGTAAACCAACTACAGAATTTTACAGGTAGAGAAACCTTAAAAGTGATGAACGTTAACAGAGTCATGCTGCTGGTCCATTCACATGTCAGATCTGTGTtagtttcattttaaaagtgtttaCCCTTGATTCCTACCTATGCCGGTTATCTCCTTCTTGATGAGTTGTAGCTCCATGTGTTGGATCTTGATCCTGACCAGCAGGAAGTAGATCTTCCCAACAATCACATCCTTAAGGTGGTATCTAACAAAAGAGACCAAGAGGAGCTGCTTAAAACTGACTTATTTGGATTTGGGCCTTGTGAGGGAGCAATAAAGACTTCACCATTAaagttaaatatattatattggtCTTACTTTGATTTATTGTATTCAAACTCAATGTGCAGACAGTCTTCTATGCCAACTTCCATCTTGATCGAGTTGTTGACGTCTGGGTAGGTGGCTAACTGGTGGACAATCAGCTCGTATTCCTTCACTAAGTCAGACAGACGACGAACTATTGTAACCCTGAGGAAATACCTGTGAGAAGAACAGACAACGCAAGCTTTAAGAGTCGGACCGAAACAATGCTGAAGATGCTGTCATACAAAGATAATTCCCCTTTGTGTCAATCATAGGAAATTTGcaggaaaaataaaattgagTCGTTTCTTTGTCCTTCACATGTGCGCATTCTTAACTCAAACAACCCATGTGTTTTGGTCATATTTTGGCTAGCCACTGCAATTTTCATGTactgttcattaaaatcaagtTAAATTGGGCTGTTTCTAAGCTATATAATTAATAgcatagggctgcaactaaacCATTACTGTAATTATCAATCAGTTGACAAAATTTTGACTGACTGATTTATTTCCCATCTCTCCAACTTCccatttaaaacattacatCATACAAAACATAGTCTTTC of Etheostoma spectabile isolate EspeVRDwgs_2016 chromosome 1, UIUC_Espe_1.0, whole genome shotgun sequence contains these proteins:
- the vps26a gene encoding vacuolar protein sorting-associated protein 26A: MSFLGGLFGPVCEIDVLLNDAENRKTAELKTEDGKVEKHYLFYDGESVSGKVNLNVKQGGKRLEHQGIRIEFVGQIELFSDKSNTHEFVDLVKELALPGELTQNRSYDFEFMQVEKPYESYTGANVRLRYFLRVTIVRRLSDLVKEYELIVHQLATYPDVNNSIKMEVGIEDCLHIEFEYNKSKYHLKDVIVGKIYFLLVRIKIQHMELQLIKKEITGIGPSTTTETETVAKYEIMDGAPVKGESIPIRLFLAGYDLTPTMRDVNKKFSVRYFLNLVLVDEEDRRYFKQQEIVLWRKAPEKIRKRNFHQRYESPEPRTQPVDAEQPEM